The following are from one region of the Myxocyprinus asiaticus isolate MX2 ecotype Aquarium Trade chromosome 2, UBuf_Myxa_2, whole genome shotgun sequence genome:
- the mrpl46 gene encoding 39S ribosomal protein L46, mitochondrial: MAAPFRTVCRPLLRIINGSGTLNLGVRNLSSSKNQCCAQSLRTVSAASPWALHGAVCLQRLPVISQDRNPLEEKFMELMYQMELERSLLSDHELRLMEDAARMSRKQEEDYDSDEEEDYGGKEIVTAQDLEDTWEQKLKQFQPALRSNGVDKTDVSSSERCLADSLILLVKKDIGSQKLWLLPQIQWQTGETLRQTADRALASLPGADLKATFLGNAPCGFYKYKYPKDIQKEGNVGAKVFFFKAVLSSHKHLPMEKKSFAWVKKDELQDFLKPEYLKQVNRFIMGL, encoded by the exons ATGGCGGCGCCCTTTAGGACGGTGTGTCGGCCATTACTGAGAATAATAAATGGATCAGGGACATTAAACTTAGGGGTACGAAATTTGTCGTCTTCTAAGAATCAGTGTTGCGCGCAAAGTCTCAGAACAGTGAGTGCTGCATCTCCCTGGGCGCTGCATGGAGCTGTATGTCTTCAGAGGCTGCCAGTGATCTCTCAAGACAGGAACCCCCTAGAGGAGAAGTTCATGGAGCTAATGTATCAG ATGGAGTTAGAGAGAAGTCTGCTTTCAGACCATGAGTTGAGACTCATGGAGGATGCAGCACGTATGAGTCGGAAACAGGAAGAGGACTATGATTCAGATGAGGAGGAGGATTATGGAGGCAAAGAAATTGTTACGGCACAAGATCTGGAGGATACATGGGAACAGAAACTGAAGCAGTTTCAACCTGCTCTGAGGTCCAATG GTGTTGACAAGACAGATGTGAGTTCTTCAGAGCGTTGTTTAGCAGACAGCCTGATCTTGCTGGTGAAAAAGGATATTGGCAGTCAAAAGCTCTGGCTCTTGCCTCAGATACAGTGGCAGACTGGTGAGACGCTTCGACAGACAGCCGATCGTGCCCTTGCAAGTCTACCAG GTGCAGATCTGAAGGCTACTTTCCTTGGCAATGCACCCTGTGgattttacaaatacaaatacccAAAAGACATTCAAAAGGAGGGCAATGTTGGAGCCAAAGTGTTTTTCTTCAAAGCTGTGCTGTCCAGCCATAAGCACTTACCCATGGAGAAAAAATCATTTGCCTGGGTGAAAAAAGATGAACTCCAGGATTTCCTGAAGCCAGAGTACCTGAAACAAGTCAACCGTTTCATAATGGGTCTGTAA
- the mrps11 gene encoding 28S ribosomal protein S11, mitochondrial, which produces MYRRFYSLLRGSCQQLLGPLNSSEILIGGNVGFQRPLSCSVIRLQEADAKPVETKSPSAPIKRLKDHFPPFPGQESSLTWDSKKFEELPIAHIKATYNNTHIQVTDSVGQYMVRTSCGSEGFKNVKKSTPVAAQTAGISAAAKARAKGVTYVRVLVKGLGPGRLSAIKGLTMGGLEVVSITDNTPVPHNGCRPRKARRM; this is translated from the exons ATGTATCGTAGGTTTTACAGCCTTTTAAGAGGTTCGTGTCAGCAGCTTTTGGGGCCTTTGAATTCATCGGAAATATTGAT TGGAGGAAATGTGGGGTTTCAGCGTCCGCTGTCATGCAGTGTCATCCGATTACAAGAGGCTGATGCCAAACCAGTGGAAACCAAGAGTCCATCTGCCCCCATCAAAAGATTGAAAGA TCACTTCCCTCCATTTCCTGGTCAAGAGAGCTCCTTGACGTGGGACAGCAAAAAGTTTGAAGAGTTGCCGATCGCACACATAAAAGCCACATACAACAA CACACATATCCAGGTCACAGATAGTGTGGGCCAGTACATGGTGAGAACCTCATGTGGATCAGAGGGCTTCAAGAATGTGAAGAAATCCACTCCTGTTGCAGCACAGACCGCTGGGATTTCAGCCGCTGCG AAGGCGAGGGCAAAAGGGGTCACCTATGTTCGTGTGCTGGTGAAAGGACTCGGTCCAGGACGCTTG TCTGCCATTAAAGGGTTAACCATGGGAGGACTGGAGGTTGTTTCCATCACCGACAACACCCCAGTGCCACACAATGGCTGTCGCCCTCGTAAAGCACGAAGGATGTAA